One Gemmatimonadota bacterium DNA window includes the following coding sequences:
- a CDS encoding phytanoyl-CoA dioxygenase family protein, with product MTPVPTDYDLDLKVAELRISGFTLFEDLVAPEKIDRIRADFMPRLERLKARESNEVHPEERGDVRTGKGRQQFVNRYTMHVPWEPPFSDPEIYEHPVVLAFLERYWGVDDFHITCYHSNNPYPGSEYQPWHRDIHLITPHIGLPVCPHFGIKFPLVDTSEENGCFEVMPGTQYLADPDLEKSYDDVLLRGDFPPAHRLNLKKGTFWVQDPRALHRGTPNRSNHARAELVICYSRPWFRTSTIEMTEAEYGKLSDRGRALLSRSRIVAA from the coding sequence ATGACGCCTGTGCCAACAGACTACGACCTCGACCTGAAGGTGGCTGAACTAAGGATCAGCGGGTTCACGCTCTTCGAGGACCTCGTCGCACCGGAAAAGATCGACCGCATACGGGCGGATTTCATGCCGCGGTTGGAACGGCTCAAGGCCCGCGAGTCGAATGAGGTCCACCCGGAGGAGCGGGGCGACGTGAGGACGGGCAAGGGACGGCAGCAGTTCGTCAACCGCTATACCATGCACGTACCCTGGGAACCGCCTTTCTCCGATCCGGAGATCTACGAGCACCCCGTGGTGCTGGCTTTCCTGGAACGATACTGGGGCGTCGACGATTTCCACATCACCTGCTACCACTCCAACAATCCCTATCCGGGCAGCGAGTACCAGCCCTGGCACCGGGACATTCACCTGATTACGCCCCATATCGGCCTGCCGGTCTGCCCTCATTTCGGCATCAAGTTCCCCCTGGTGGACACCAGTGAAGAGAACGGCTGCTTCGAAGTCATGCCGGGCACGCAATACCTGGCGGACCCCGACTTGGAGAAATCCTACGATGACGTGCTGCTGCGGGGGGATTTCCCGCCCGCCCACCGGCTGAACCTGAAAAAGGGCACGTTCTGGGTGCAGGACCCGAGGGCCCTTCACCGGGGCACGCCGAACCGTTCGAACCATGCCCGGGCGGAGCTGGTCATCTGCTATTCGAGACCGTGGTTCCGCACGTCCACGATCGAGATGACGGAAGCGGAATACGGGAAACTTTCGGACCGCGGCAGGGCATTGCTGTCACGCAGCAGGATCGTGGCGGCGTGA
- a CDS encoding phytanoyl-CoA dioxygenase family protein, translating into MSLTQNQLRHFMDEGYVIVAGALTSDDLDPVIAGIEAFVDERARALHREGRITELYESESFERRLALITRENTTIYDDIDIMNMRDEAVFRFLGNARMLDLVESLVGPEITCSPIQHLRAKLPEGLNSLSGHGNGGGNGGGGSDNGGSSNGGGDDDNGEEDALASRIRENVAPWHQDAQVHHEDADPVFILTVWLPLCDTDEENGCLQIIPRVHHSRTVYWSEGFGIEDGGLPEGEVLSLPMRKGDVLLMHKLIPHRSIPNRSGTIRWSLDLRYQQTGLPTGRSFYPNFIVRSRRHPEFVLSDYGTWNRGWEEALKVTAQRPPRKNKPTEPTPIRMYG; encoded by the coding sequence ATGTCTCTTACACAAAATCAGTTACGACATTTCATGGATGAAGGCTACGTCATCGTCGCAGGCGCGCTCACCAGTGACGACCTGGATCCCGTCATTGCGGGGATCGAGGCCTTTGTCGACGAACGGGCGCGAGCACTCCACCGCGAAGGACGGATTACCGAACTGTACGAAAGCGAATCCTTCGAGCGGCGGCTGGCCCTGATCACCCGGGAAAACACCACGATCTACGATGACATCGACATCATGAACATGCGGGACGAGGCGGTGTTCCGCTTTCTCGGCAACGCCCGTATGCTGGACCTCGTGGAATCCCTCGTCGGACCCGAAATCACATGCAGCCCCATTCAGCATCTACGGGCGAAGCTGCCTGAGGGCCTGAACAGCCTGTCGGGTCACGGGAATGGCGGCGGCAACGGTGGTGGCGGCAGCGACAATGGTGGCAGCAGCAACGGCGGTGGCGACGACGACAACGGCGAAGAGGACGCCCTGGCCTCCCGCATCAGGGAAAACGTGGCGCCCTGGCACCAGGACGCGCAGGTGCATCATGAGGACGCAGACCCGGTGTTCATCCTCACCGTCTGGCTCCCTCTGTGCGACACCGACGAGGAGAACGGTTGCCTGCAGATCATTCCGCGGGTGCACCACAGCCGGACCGTGTACTGGAGCGAAGGATTCGGCATCGAGGACGGCGGATTGCCCGAGGGCGAGGTCCTGTCCCTGCCGATGAGGAAGGGCGACGTCCTGCTCATGCACAAGCTGATCCCGCACCGGTCCATCCCCAATCGTTCCGGAACGATCCGGTGGAGTCTCGACCTGCGCTATCAGCAGACCGGGCTGCCCACGGGCCGCTCGTTCTACCCCAATTTCATCGTCCGCAGCCGGCGCCATCCCGAATTCGTGCTCTCGGACTACGGCACCTGGAACCGGGGCTGGGAAGAGGCCCTGAAGGTCACGGCGCAGCGTCCGCCCCGCAAGAACAAGCCCACCGAGCCGACGCCGATCCGGATGTACGGATAG
- a CDS encoding chloramphenicol phosphotransferase, whose amino-acid sequence MPDAATQPGTALMLNGAPRSGKSSIALAIQQMSQEPWMNLGADRFIEITPERLRPGIGLRPAGIANCPGGERPDLEPLIPGLYGALYESIAAHLRLGLNVVADVAHHDDYATLSGILYNCAGRLEGLNAHFVGVRCPAEVVWQRRKDTWLKEEDIPDDAPVPELVRIWEREVHRSGIYDLEVDTSKWSAEACAGKILEHIATGPEPDAFSRLAAMSV is encoded by the coding sequence ATGCCGGATGCCGCGACTCAGCCGGGAACGGCCCTAATGCTCAATGGCGCCCCCAGGTCAGGGAAGTCCAGCATCGCGCTCGCCATCCAGCAGATGTCGCAGGAACCGTGGATGAACCTCGGCGCCGATCGATTCATTGAAATCACGCCGGAGCGATTGCGTCCCGGGATCGGGCTTCGGCCCGCCGGTATCGCGAATTGCCCGGGGGGCGAACGACCCGATCTCGAGCCGTTGATTCCCGGTTTGTACGGAGCACTCTACGAATCCATCGCGGCCCACCTGCGACTGGGCCTGAACGTGGTGGCCGACGTCGCGCATCACGACGATTACGCCACGCTGAGCGGTATCCTCTACAACTGCGCGGGACGTCTGGAGGGGTTGAACGCGCATTTCGTAGGCGTGCGCTGTCCCGCCGAGGTCGTATGGCAACGCCGCAAAGATACCTGGCTGAAGGAAGAAGACATACCGGATGACGCACCCGTGCCCGAACTGGTGCGGATCTGGGAACGGGAGGTGCATAGATCCGGTATCTACGACCTCGAAGTCGATACATCGAAATGGAGCGCCGAGGCCTGTGCCGGCAAGATCCTGGAACATATCGCAACCGGTCCCGAGCCAGACGCGTTCAGCCGGCTTGCCGCGATGTCCGTATGA
- a CDS encoding TIGR02206 family membrane protein, which translates to MRVVLRFSFLYSCYIMTPTGFQTFGTSHLIVMGLTLVLPILLSGLAKRAGDERTAGNIGYLLAAVLLVNEFSAWGYRLVQFGPEYIVRHHLPLHICGVANLVTAATLIFRNKYTYEIAYFWGLVGSLNAVITPGAMDAGFPSWRFFQYFIAHSGIVVAVLYATWGLGMRPTLRGLFRAFVALNVFAVVVGIVNLLLGSNYMYLSRPPWGTVSPFFFAPWPWYIPILDVVALAMFFAVYLPVHLSRRREARQIRPADRSAPGKPA; encoded by the coding sequence ATGCGGGTTGTCTTACGTTTCAGTTTCCTGTACTCATGTTACATCATGACGCCAACCGGTTTCCAGACCTTCGGAACGTCCCATCTCATCGTCATGGGGCTTACCCTCGTTCTTCCCATCCTGCTTTCGGGTCTCGCAAAGAGAGCGGGCGATGAGCGGACGGCGGGAAATATCGGCTACCTGCTCGCCGCCGTACTCCTGGTCAACGAATTCTCGGCCTGGGGATACCGCCTCGTGCAGTTCGGCCCGGAATACATCGTCCGCCACCACCTACCGCTGCATATCTGCGGCGTGGCGAACCTGGTCACGGCCGCTACCCTGATATTCCGGAACAAGTACACCTACGAGATCGCCTACTTCTGGGGTCTCGTCGGTTCCTTGAACGCCGTGATCACCCCGGGCGCCATGGACGCCGGCTTTCCTTCGTGGCGCTTCTTCCAGTACTTCATCGCCCACTCCGGGATCGTCGTGGCCGTCCTGTACGCCACCTGGGGCCTGGGCATGCGGCCCACGCTGCGCGGACTTTTTCGCGCCTTCGTCGCCCTGAATGTGTTCGCCGTCGTCGTGGGTATCGTTAACCTGCTCCTGGGATCGAACTACATGTACCTTTCCCGGCCGCCCTGGGGGACGGTATCGCCCTTCTTCTTCGCGCCGTGGCCCTGGTACATCCCCATCCTCGACGTGGTCGCGCTGGCCATGTTCTTCGCGGTGTACCTGCCGGTGCACCTGTCACGACGGCGTGAAGCACGGCAAATACGACCTGCCGACCGGTCCGCACCAGGAAAGCCCGCCTAA
- a CDS encoding peptide ABC transporter substrate-binding protein, which translates to MITNARVGVTMHKTARAIALITICCVTAAGMMHVLGGPAGDEPSQPSNRYVNSAGVELPPDAAPPSEQYVRTFQLDNTYMEWFRTIYKGTYGHRIIAEPLIRFDKNFDLIPAAANRWEPTDDGLGWYFYLRDDLEFSDGKPLTAHDYVFTLRRGADPENAYDVEWYYRPIKNWGRIVGRELPLDSLGVHAVDDYTLLIETDEPCAYMPDLMVDSWVSPRQAVEKYGDAWSTSPETSIASGPFYLAEWTKADRVVLKANPRYHGAARPYLETLIAKLHNASTPPPLLASYEADEVDFGLVTNHAELARIKTDPKLSRELHSYTDFATYYLTMDTYNPPFDNLKVRQAFSHAIDREAVCESALQGFAIPAYSMLPPGFPAEATEALKPVQRYDPALGRKLFAEAGYPDGKGFPRVEMWVRRDVRPVHEAGEAIHAMIKQNLGIDLVVRNMEVKIFMDAINSHQLPLGLVRFGADFIDPSSLMNLWLSSGRHAWKHDRFDRLVVQAGGVVGDYEARMDVYRQAERILVEEVGGLFVWYPTMNQIWKSDIKGDALEPNRRGFRSWRGEQIGNTAFTIYISEKGGRDAETKSFWERVLGGGG; encoded by the coding sequence ATGATCACCAATGCCCGCGTTGGTGTCACCATGCACAAAACCGCCCGCGCCATCGCTCTCATCACGATATGCTGCGTGACAGCGGCCGGGATGATGCACGTCCTGGGCGGTCCGGCCGGCGACGAACCCTCCCAACCGTCCAACAGGTACGTCAACTCCGCGGGCGTCGAATTGCCGCCCGACGCGGCGCCGCCCTCGGAGCAGTACGTACGAACGTTTCAGCTGGACAACACCTACATGGAGTGGTTCCGCACGATCTACAAGGGGACCTACGGCCACCGGATCATCGCGGAACCCTTGATTCGCTTCGACAAGAACTTCGACCTTATCCCGGCGGCGGCGAACCGCTGGGAACCCACCGACGACGGGCTGGGCTGGTATTTCTACCTGAGGGACGACCTGGAGTTTTCCGACGGCAAGCCCCTGACCGCCCACGATTACGTGTTCACCCTCCGGCGCGGCGCCGATCCGGAAAACGCCTACGACGTGGAGTGGTATTACCGTCCGATCAAGAACTGGGGCCGCATCGTGGGCCGGGAGCTGCCCCTCGATTCGCTGGGTGTTCACGCGGTCGACGACTACACGCTGCTCATCGAAACCGACGAACCTTGCGCCTACATGCCGGACCTGATGGTGGACAGCTGGGTTTCGCCTCGCCAGGCGGTGGAGAAGTACGGCGACGCCTGGTCCACCAGCCCGGAGACCTCTATCGCCAGCGGGCCCTTCTACCTGGCGGAGTGGACCAAGGCGGACCGAGTCGTGCTCAAAGCCAACCCCCGATATCACGGCGCCGCCCGGCCTTATCTGGAAACCTTGATCGCCAAGTTGCACAACGCCTCGACGCCGCCGCCCCTGCTCGCGTCCTACGAGGCCGACGAGGTGGATTTCGGCCTTGTAACGAACCACGCCGAACTCGCCCGGATCAAGACCGATCCGAAGCTAAGCCGGGAGCTGCATTCCTACACGGATTTTGCCACGTACTACCTCACGATGGACACCTATAACCCGCCCTTCGACAACCTCAAGGTGCGCCAGGCCTTCAGCCACGCCATCGACCGGGAGGCCGTGTGCGAATCCGCGCTCCAGGGTTTCGCGATCCCCGCGTACTCCATGCTGCCGCCCGGCTTCCCGGCGGAAGCGACGGAAGCCCTGAAACCCGTCCAGCGGTACGACCCAGCCCTGGGACGCAAACTGTTCGCCGAGGCGGGATATCCGGACGGAAAGGGATTCCCGCGCGTGGAGATGTGGGTCCGGCGCGACGTGCGTCCAGTGCACGAAGCCGGAGAGGCGATCCACGCCATGATCAAGCAGAACCTGGGGATCGACCTGGTTGTGCGCAACATGGAGGTCAAGATCTTCATGGACGCGATCAACAGCCACCAGCTTCCCCTGGGTCTCGTCCGGTTCGGGGCCGACTTCATCGATCCCAGCAGCCTGATGAACCTCTGGCTATCCTCGGGACGGCACGCCTGGAAACACGACCGCTTCGACCGGCTGGTGGTCCAGGCGGGAGGCGTCGTCGGCGACTACGAAGCTCGGATGGACGTCTACCGCCAGGCCGAACGCATCCTGGTAGAGGAAGTGGGTGGCCTCTTCGTGTGGTACCCGACGATGAACCAGATCTGGAAATCGGACATCAAGGGGGACGCCCTCGAACCGAACCGGCGAGGCTTCCGGTCCTGGCGGGGCGAGCAGATTGGGAACACGGCCTTTACGATCTACATCTCGGAGAAGGGCGGGCGGGATGCCGAAACTAAGAGCTTCTGGGAAAGGGTGCTGGGGGGTGGCGGGTAG
- a CDS encoding alpha-N-acetylglucosaminidase — MITLFKNRQVTSRIVLSPTVGPSGHRAAREFQRIAKRMGGVEIPILEEPDRPAVNGTGRSPGGHETETGRVYIGCAPAELDVDLSESALGYDGYVIRCVGNSLVLAGRRPYSALYAVYRLFEDHLGCGFFEEGEQIPYRETVSIGDLNGTEIYRRPRFNWRMYFANMQDAYSGMRWWTWEEFRPWVDYLVKKRFNILESGNIADCCGIGALAANRLGVPVQLTDWQRARIALLRRVFDYAREAGIRIRYRMQLHVGTPAVNPGFSPYADGRQLQEFVDGYEAMTGEKIRVAPLEWCGESEIVLDPRDPVTRRFTTAVVESYAEALGTDHLYSLWLPTEETWVEEDPDRAAELTHASVDGMIQAIRDGDPDAVLFSPRVCTDNPTAAAQAQAVRDAGLPVIGNMFLNHAGRMYDFLRCDYYWGLPWSTGMCGQCGRETNPNGDIKTAIDNARSLADHPRATNLQGFMVSSETNHRNVMTMDLYAELSWNPVDLEPDCYVEQWNRRRYGPAAEETRPAVRIFAETIMAYFDPCTHNGPLYRNWDGTLLPGLTSGSVKRLIGFLPALHDMLEILLSQYDALEDSPMYRFDLVDIGRTYLAGIFNHRLADARKAFRTGDRERFEQMAGETEQVMLAMARYCSAHEQFRLKTHDDWAARWPEIVPGHANSESNWITFTALISLENWQVLLDYLPEDFAEMIVHYFLPRVRQYLDRMRTLMDRGEDISERLVDRDSDVDLPSRVANWSTPRGNTPWSPYGDTCEPELTGEDEALALRLIKAGSASGRYDFYEGPLDALVREMLAAFPPPGDIEEILAEKDYAPPGNRLVLHGMPGETIEGFNVPGFVERVEVPRELRGIIAVREVRREYNIARGEIAMYQVTVPPEIGLIRHEDEPAASDVHNVAVFTFSAGGTEYKVWFDSGTDLDVASFVVKRSPTSR; from the coding sequence ATGATTACACTTTTCAAGAACAGACAGGTTACGTCGAGGATCGTGCTCTCACCCACGGTGGGACCCTCCGGGCATCGGGCGGCCAGGGAATTTCAACGTATTGCTAAGCGCATGGGCGGGGTAGAGATCCCCATCCTTGAAGAACCAGACCGGCCAGCGGTAAACGGGACCGGTAGATCCCCTGGCGGCCACGAAACAGAAACCGGCCGGGTGTACATCGGTTGTGCGCCCGCCGAACTCGACGTCGACCTCTCCGAATCCGCCCTGGGATATGATGGCTATGTCATCCGGTGCGTTGGGAACAGCCTGGTGCTCGCGGGCCGCCGTCCCTACTCCGCGCTTTATGCCGTGTACCGGCTGTTCGAAGATCATCTCGGTTGTGGTTTCTTCGAAGAAGGCGAACAGATCCCGTATAGAGAGACCGTGTCGATCGGCGACCTGAACGGAACGGAGATATACCGCAGGCCCCGGTTCAATTGGCGGATGTACTTCGCGAACATGCAGGACGCCTACAGCGGCATGCGCTGGTGGACCTGGGAGGAGTTTAGGCCCTGGGTCGATTACCTCGTCAAGAAACGCTTCAACATCCTGGAAAGCGGCAACATCGCCGACTGCTGCGGCATCGGGGCGCTGGCCGCCAACCGGCTGGGCGTTCCGGTGCAGCTCACGGACTGGCAGAGGGCGCGCATCGCGTTGCTGAGGCGGGTCTTCGATTATGCCCGGGAGGCCGGCATCCGAATCCGGTACCGCATGCAGCTCCACGTGGGTACCCCGGCGGTGAATCCGGGGTTCTCACCCTACGCGGACGGACGCCAGCTCCAGGAATTCGTGGACGGGTACGAGGCCATGACTGGCGAGAAGATCCGGGTCGCGCCACTGGAGTGGTGCGGCGAGTCCGAGATCGTCCTCGACCCGCGGGACCCGGTGACGCGGCGGTTCACCACCGCCGTGGTGGAGTCCTACGCGGAAGCACTGGGCACGGATCATCTCTACAGCCTGTGGCTGCCCACGGAGGAGACCTGGGTCGAGGAGGACCCCGACCGGGCGGCGGAACTGACCCATGCGTCCGTCGACGGCATGATCCAGGCCATACGGGACGGCGATCCGGACGCGGTGCTGTTCAGCCCCCGGGTGTGCACGGACAACCCCACTGCGGCCGCCCAGGCGCAGGCGGTCCGGGACGCCGGCCTGCCCGTGATCGGCAACATGTTCCTCAACCACGCCGGGAGGATGTACGACTTCCTCCGGTGCGATTACTACTGGGGCCTGCCGTGGTCCACGGGCATGTGCGGCCAGTGCGGCCGGGAGACCAATCCCAACGGCGACATAAAGACGGCGATCGACAACGCCCGGTCCCTGGCGGATCATCCCCGGGCTACCAACCTGCAGGGGTTCATGGTGTCCTCGGAAACCAATCACCGGAACGTGATGACCATGGATCTCTACGCGGAACTGTCCTGGAACCCCGTGGACCTGGAACCGGACTGCTACGTCGAGCAGTGGAACCGCAGGCGGTACGGACCGGCGGCAGAAGAAACGCGACCAGCCGTGCGGATATTTGCCGAAACCATCATGGCCTACTTCGATCCGTGCACCCACAACGGCCCCCTGTACCGGAATTGGGACGGTACCTTGCTGCCTGGTCTCACCTCGGGCTCGGTCAAACGGCTCATCGGGTTTCTGCCGGCGCTGCACGACATGCTCGAGATTCTGCTGTCTCAATATGATGCGCTCGAAGATTCCCCCATGTATCGTTTCGACCTGGTGGACATCGGTCGGACCTACCTGGCGGGCATCTTCAACCACCGGCTGGCCGACGCGCGCAAGGCCTTCCGCACCGGGGACCGGGAACGGTTCGAGCAGATGGCCGGGGAAACGGAGCAGGTGATGCTCGCCATGGCCCGGTACTGCAGTGCCCATGAACAGTTCAGGCTGAAGACCCACGACGACTGGGCGGCCCGGTGGCCCGAGATCGTGCCGGGACATGCCAACAGTGAAAGCAACTGGATCACCTTCACCGCCCTGATCTCCCTCGAAAACTGGCAGGTGCTGCTCGACTACCTCCCGGAGGATTTCGCCGAGATGATCGTCCACTACTTTTTGCCACGTGTCCGGCAGTACCTGGACCGGATGCGGACGCTCATGGATCGGGGAGAGGATATCTCGGAGCGGCTGGTGGACCGGGATTCGGATGTCGATCTGCCCTCCCGCGTGGCGAACTGGTCGACGCCCCGGGGCAACACGCCCTGGTCGCCCTACGGGGACACCTGCGAACCCGAGTTGACCGGAGAGGACGAGGCCCTTGCGCTCCGGCTCATCAAGGCCGGTTCCGCGAGCGGCCGGTACGACTTCTACGAGGGGCCGCTGGATGCCCTCGTCCGCGAGATGCTGGCCGCCTTCCCGCCGCCCGGGGACATCGAGGAGATCCTCGCGGAGAAAGACTACGCGCCGCCGGGCAACCGGCTGGTACTGCACGGGATGCCCGGCGAGACGATCGAGGGATTCAACGTGCCCGGTTTCGTGGAACGGGTCGAGGTTCCGCGGGAACTCCGCGGGATCATCGCGGTGCGCGAGGTACGAAGGGAATACAACATCGCCCGGGGCGAGATCGCTATGTACCAGGTGACGGTGCCGCCGGAGATCGGCCTGATCCGCCACGAGGACGAACCTGCCGCCTCGGACGTCCACAACGTTGCGGTGTTTACCTTCAGCGCCGGAGGCACGGAATACAAGGTGTGGTTCGACAGCGGGACGGACCTGGACGTGGCGTCGTTCGTGGTGAAACGATCTCCGACATCACGTTAG
- a CDS encoding phytanoyl-CoA dioxygenase family protein, with amino-acid sequence MLSSGQIEHFHTFGFLVIRRAFTEEEVEALIREAAAACAQKLGREIAEEEWLWDREFVESRPALTRLVEDDRIYQPVTELLGDDLIWIGSEGMWGIDPELADHTWHFDGHKTSRLLDYTRTKVMLYLDPQTQDTGALRVIPGSHRDPLHQALLPLQDAHLGGDPYPFGVDGLRIPGCAVETEPGDIVLFNQWLYHAVFGKAGKRRVIVFKFGPRPRIGAHRDMLRKAAPKGFQPHPSFMDSERPRLRRLAEGMRTFGREAE; translated from the coding sequence ATGCTGTCCAGCGGCCAGATCGAACATTTCCATACCTTCGGTTTCCTGGTCATTCGCCGGGCCTTCACGGAGGAGGAAGTTGAAGCGCTGATCCGGGAGGCCGCCGCGGCGTGCGCGCAGAAGCTCGGCCGCGAAATCGCTGAAGAGGAATGGCTGTGGGACAGAGAGTTCGTGGAGTCGCGCCCCGCTTTGACACGGCTGGTGGAAGACGACCGGATTTACCAGCCCGTGACGGAACTGCTGGGTGACGACCTCATCTGGATCGGTTCGGAGGGGATGTGGGGAATCGACCCTGAGCTGGCCGACCACACATGGCATTTCGACGGCCACAAGACGTCACGGTTACTCGACTATACCCGGACCAAGGTCATGCTGTACCTCGATCCGCAGACGCAGGATACCGGCGCGCTGCGGGTCATCCCCGGTTCCCACCGGGACCCCTTGCATCAGGCCCTCCTGCCCCTCCAGGACGCTCACCTGGGCGGCGATCCCTACCCCTTCGGGGTCGACGGCCTCCGGATCCCCGGTTGCGCCGTCGAGACCGAACCCGGCGATATCGTCCTGTTCAACCAGTGGCTCTACCACGCGGTTTTCGGCAAGGCGGGGAAACGGCGGGTCATCGTCTTCAAGTTCGGCCCCCGTCCACGCATCGGCGCCCACCGGGACATGCTGCGTAAAGCCGCGCCGAAGGGATTTCAGCCCCATCCGTCGTTCATGGATAGCGAGCGTCCCCGCTTACGGCGACTGGCCGAGGGCATGAGAACTTTTGGCAGGGAAGCCGAGTAG
- a CDS encoding exo-alpha-sialidase — MGWRVAGHVTIYREAGWYGAHPNVVRTPDGDLLALFHRSPATGFSHHSHPLFDVRASRSSDEGQTWGTAELVTVYPHGGVIDFGTHTLSGGEIFLHASTVDLVLAQAPEVSKHTWISRPGMGFHVRSLDNGRTWTHPEPFPPLPDAVNGHPASHTGICRSGLLEMPDGRMLLPGKATDHPEGRPPFFGMMQSSTDGGRSWVYEGRIAEEDVAHFSEPAIYRTPAGRILVLFRCHPNQPPGQDVHLVEVHSDDGGATWSPWRSTTMRGCPGHLLGLRDGRILATVGTRWEGQMGCLARVLEPDAGDLDTALDIVVRADSLEPDCGYPWSVELKDGRVLVVYYFVYGDGTRGIEGSVLEEY, encoded by the coding sequence ATGGGTTGGCGCGTAGCGGGACATGTTACGATCTACCGCGAAGCAGGCTGGTACGGCGCCCATCCGAACGTCGTCCGGACCCCCGATGGCGACCTGCTGGCCCTGTTTCACCGGTCGCCCGCCACAGGGTTCAGCCACCACAGCCACCCGCTCTTCGACGTGCGGGCCAGCCGTTCCTCTGACGAAGGGCAGACCTGGGGAACGGCCGAACTGGTGACGGTCTATCCCCACGGCGGCGTGATCGATTTCGGGACCCACACGCTGTCCGGCGGTGAGATTTTCCTGCACGCCAGCACGGTGGACCTGGTACTTGCCCAGGCGCCGGAAGTCTCCAAGCATACCTGGATCTCCCGTCCCGGCATGGGATTCCACGTGCGATCATTGGACAACGGGCGGACCTGGACGCACCCCGAGCCGTTTCCGCCGCTCCCCGATGCCGTGAACGGCCATCCCGCCTCGCACACGGGGATCTGCCGGAGCGGCCTGCTGGAGATGCCGGACGGGCGAATGCTGCTTCCCGGCAAGGCGACGGACCATCCGGAAGGCCGGCCGCCGTTCTTCGGCATGATGCAATCGTCGACGGATGGCGGACGTTCCTGGGTCTACGAAGGACGTATCGCCGAGGAAGATGTCGCCCACTTCAGCGAGCCGGCGATCTACCGGACGCCGGCCGGCAGGATCCTGGTGCTCTTCCGCTGTCATCCGAACCAGCCGCCCGGACAGGACGTGCACCTGGTGGAAGTGCACTCGGACGACGGCGGCGCGACCTGGTCCCCCTGGCGGTCTACAACCATGCGGGGTTGTCCCGGTCACCTGCTGGGTCTGCGGGACGGCCGCATCCTGGCCACGGTGGGCACCCGGTGGGAGGGACAGATGGGCTGCCTGGCGCGGGTCCTCGAGCCTGACGCCGGCGACCTGGATACCGCGCTGGATATCGTTGTGCGCGCCGATTCCCTTGAGCCGGACTGCGGGTATCCATGGTCGGTCGAATTGAAAGATGGACGGGTGCTGGTCGTTTACTATTTTGTCTATGGAGACGGCACACGAGGCATAGAGGGATCGGTGCTCGAGGAATACTGA
- a CDS encoding YgjV family protein — MDSFLVSQALAAVAFTCGVVSFQCKKRRNVLLWLSASALTNAFHFFVLGRNSAGTLYVVMSVRVFTAAFTTDRRLMYVFMALILAGFFSSYERPLDILALFGSLLPTYGNFQQSDRKVRLIYMACAVTWMVHNYIAGSPVAVLMETTFLVSNMIGYWRIYRFAIKA, encoded by the coding sequence ATGGATTCTTTCCTCGTATCTCAGGCACTCGCCGCCGTCGCTTTCACCTGCGGCGTCGTCTCCTTCCAGTGCAAGAAGCGCCGCAACGTGTTGCTCTGGCTGAGTGCTTCGGCGTTGACGAACGCCTTCCACTTTTTCGTGCTCGGCAGAAACAGCGCCGGCACCCTGTATGTCGTCATGAGCGTCAGGGTCTTCACGGCGGCCTTTACGACCGACCGGCGCTTGATGTACGTGTTCATGGCGTTGATCCTGGCCGGTTTCTTCTCTTCCTACGAGCGTCCCCTGGACATCCTGGCGCTATTCGGTTCGCTGCTGCCCACCTACGGCAATTTCCAGCAATCCGACCGGAAAGTACGGTTGATCTACATGGCCTGTGCGGTGACCTGGATGGTGCACAACTACATCGCCGGCAGCCCGGTCGCGGTGCTCATGGAGACCACGTTCCTGGTCAGCAACATGATCGGGTACTGGCGGATTTACCGATTTGCGATAAAGGCCTGA